In Selenomonas sp. TAMA-11512, a genomic segment contains:
- the lpxC gene encoding UDP-3-O-acyl-N-acetylglucosamine deacetylase — MQQQTLAKPAAYAGVGLHSGKEVEITLHPAPVDTGIVFVRTDLEERTEIPAVAANVTSTLRATTLSMRDVRIFTVEHLMSALHGFGIDNCRIEINAEEPPVADGSSIVFLDLLKNAGRVQQDKERREIRIDKVYRIDDGERFVMAVPYDGLRVSFTSLNERKLIGVQYHDFILTEDVYRKDIAPARTIAYEKEVDALRAAGLGLGGTLENVIVYNDEGWLNTLRFEDELVRHKILDLLGDVRLAGAVKGHFIAVKSGHELNTRLAKAIYADWLR, encoded by the coding sequence TTGCAGCAACAGACATTAGCAAAGCCTGCCGCGTATGCAGGTGTCGGTCTTCATTCCGGTAAAGAGGTAGAGATCACCTTACACCCAGCCCCCGTGGATACGGGGATTGTATTTGTGCGGACGGATTTGGAGGAACGGACTGAAATACCGGCAGTCGCGGCGAATGTGACGTCGACGCTGCGCGCGACGACCTTATCCATGCGGGATGTGCGGATTTTCACGGTAGAGCATTTGATGAGCGCTTTGCACGGCTTCGGCATCGATAACTGCCGTATAGAGATCAATGCGGAAGAGCCTCCTGTGGCAGACGGGAGTTCGATTGTATTTCTGGACTTGCTGAAGAATGCGGGGCGCGTACAGCAGGATAAGGAGCGGCGGGAGATCCGGATCGATAAGGTGTATCGTATCGATGACGGCGAACGCTTTGTTATGGCGGTGCCTTATGATGGGCTTCGGGTCAGCTTCACATCTTTGAATGAACGCAAGCTGATCGGCGTGCAGTATCATGATTTTATCCTGACAGAGGACGTCTATCGGAAGGATATTGCACCGGCTCGTACCATTGCCTATGAGAAAGAAGTCGACGCGCTTCGCGCTGCAGGTCTCGGATTGGGCGGCACACTGGAAAATGTCATTGTATATAACGATGAAGGATGGCTCAATACGCTTCGCTTTGAAGATGAGCTCGTGCGCCATAAGATACTCGATCTTCTGGGGGATGTGCGCTTGGCGGGTGCGGTCAAGGGGCATTTCATCGCCGTGAAGTCGGGTCATGAGTTGAATACGAGGCTTGCAAAGGCGATATATGCCGATTGGTTACGATGA
- a CDS encoding class I SAM-dependent methyltransferase, whose protein sequence is MMMDGLVTTGYRRAAADVKRAKATAEELRIPYLERAHMSYEEIRKERGISHLLVAKKGGLRLITEAGEMFFHPNMAYIRVKNLRKGLSDHMLEAMDLRQGDSVLDATMGLGADAIVASYAAGEAGCVVALETSPYIYAVVKDGLAHQTFDHLPLVDAMRRIQPRCTDALAYLREQPTSSVDVVYFDPMFRHPLKDSVQLEPLRMVANHEPVSETLLEEAKRVARRRVVLKENSRSREFERLKFTHFAGGKYSAIRYGYIVVSEQGQ, encoded by the coding sequence ATGATGATGGACGGTCTTGTAACAACCGGATATCGCAGGGCTGCGGCGGACGTGAAGAGGGCAAAGGCGACGGCCGAGGAGCTGCGGATTCCATACCTTGAGCGCGCGCACATGTCCTACGAAGAAATACGGAAAGAGCGGGGGATCTCGCATCTTCTCGTCGCGAAAAAAGGCGGACTGCGGCTCATCACAGAGGCGGGAGAAATGTTCTTCCATCCCAATATGGCATATATTCGTGTGAAAAATCTTCGCAAGGGGCTGTCCGATCACATGCTGGAAGCAATGGATCTGCGGCAGGGGGATTCCGTCCTGGATGCGACGATGGGGCTGGGGGCGGATGCGATTGTTGCCTCGTATGCCGCGGGGGAGGCGGGCTGCGTGGTTGCGCTCGAGACAAGTCCCTATATTTACGCGGTTGTCAAGGACGGTCTCGCGCACCAGACGTTTGATCACCTTCCTTTGGTTGACGCTATGCGGCGGATTCAGCCGAGATGCACGGATGCCTTGGCATATTTGCGGGAGCAGCCGACAAGCAGCGTGGATGTGGTCTATTTTGACCCTATGTTTCGACATCCCTTAAAGGACAGTGTTCAGCTGGAGCCGCTGCGCATGGTGGCAAATCACGAGCCGGTCTCTGAGACTCTTTTAGAAGAGGCGAAGCGTGTAGCCAGGCGACGTGTGGTCTTAAAGGAAAACAGCCGCAGCCGGGAGTTTGAGCGATTGAAATTTACGCATTTTGCGGGCGGCAAATACAGCGCCATTCGATATGGATATATTGTCGTGAGTGAGCAGGGACAATGA
- the mutL gene encoding DNA mismatch repair endonuclease MutL, which produces MMRISVLDDATINKIAAGEVVERPASVIKELIENALDAQATKIEIEIAAGGTSLMRVTDDGIGMSKEDAVLAIRRHATSKIKAAADIYELSTLGFRGEALPTIASVSRFSLRTREHDAELGTEITILGGKAPEIAEAGCSIGTRIQVEDLFFNTPARKKFLKTTHTEGAKISDFVTKLSLANPEIAFRFINNNKVSLITPGNGSVFDVIQSVYGKEAADSLLVLNFEDENIRITGYITKPNMLRSSRSWQTFIVNERVISSKAIAKAIDNAYHSMVPKTGFPMVLLKIEVPQRSIDVNVHPQKTEIKFEDESRIFKAVYKAVVDAVRPEEQRLGDVAAGVQSPARHYVAGAMQFQPADAQPILVQEPVRGIPERPDAYSLDFVTAQNTLHENRGQDYLVPERMGAAAEEAHTSAAEPTSSTDEQEGVYAGEVYPIGQVDKCYIIAQDDTGLYLIDQHAAHERILYDRFAKRTTEIPSQQLLVHQLLSFDSDEAELVEQHLDTFRALGFDMMASGAQEFRLREVPADIQGNEAADAVREILTLVHANHRVSAEEIRHACLATTACRAAIKSGEVLNLKQMKLLLEELAHTDRPYTCPHGRPTILKFSSDELAKMFKRT; this is translated from the coding sequence ATAATGCGGATTTCCGTTCTGGATGATGCGACGATAAATAAAATCGCTGCCGGTGAAGTCGTGGAACGCCCGGCGTCCGTCATCAAGGAGCTGATAGAAAACGCGCTTGATGCGCAGGCGACGAAAATAGAGATAGAGATTGCCGCAGGCGGTACGAGTTTGATGCGTGTTACGGATGACGGTATCGGTATGAGCAAGGAAGACGCTGTCCTTGCCATACGGCGCCACGCCACGAGCAAGATCAAAGCGGCAGCGGACATATATGAGCTCTCCACGCTGGGATTTCGCGGGGAGGCGCTGCCGACGATTGCATCGGTTTCCAGGTTTTCCCTTCGGACACGCGAGCACGATGCGGAGCTTGGCACGGAGATCACAATCCTGGGCGGCAAGGCCCCTGAAATTGCCGAGGCCGGCTGCAGCATCGGGACGCGAATACAAGTGGAGGATTTGTTCTTCAACACGCCTGCGCGAAAGAAGTTTTTAAAGACGACGCATACGGAAGGCGCGAAGATCAGCGATTTTGTCACGAAGCTCTCGTTGGCAAATCCGGAAATCGCGTTTCGTTTTATCAATAACAACAAGGTGAGTTTGATTACACCCGGGAACGGATCTGTTTTTGATGTGATTCAGAGCGTCTACGGAAAGGAGGCGGCAGATTCCTTACTTGTGCTCAACTTCGAGGATGAGAATATCCGCATTACGGGGTATATTACAAAGCCGAATATGCTCAGGAGCAGCCGCTCGTGGCAGACCTTTATTGTCAATGAGCGAGTTATCAGCAGCAAGGCGATCGCAAAGGCAATCGACAATGCCTACCACTCCATGGTGCCGAAGACAGGCTTTCCTATGGTTCTCCTGAAGATCGAGGTTCCGCAGCGTTCCATTGATGTAAATGTGCATCCGCAAAAGACGGAAATAAAATTTGAGGACGAGAGCCGCATTTTCAAGGCTGTATACAAAGCGGTCGTCGATGCCGTTCGCCCGGAGGAGCAGAGGCTTGGTGACGTGGCTGCCGGCGTGCAGTCACCTGCCCGACACTATGTGGCAGGTGCGATGCAGTTTCAGCCGGCTGACGCGCAGCCGATCCTTGTACAGGAGCCTGTCCGCGGGATTCCCGAGAGACCGGATGCGTACAGTCTGGACTTTGTGACCGCGCAGAATACGTTGCATGAAAATCGCGGGCAGGATTATCTTGTGCCTGAGCGAATGGGTGCTGCTGCAGAGGAAGCGCATACAAGTGCGGCAGAGCCGACATCGTCGACGGACGAACAGGAGGGAGTATACGCCGGTGAAGTCTATCCGATCGGACAGGTGGATAAATGCTATATCATTGCACAGGATGACACGGGGCTTTATCTGATAGATCAGCACGCTGCGCATGAACGCATCCTCTATGATCGATTCGCAAAGCGCACGACAGAGATTCCTTCCCAGCAGCTGCTCGTACACCAATTGCTCTCTTTTGATTCGGATGAGGCGGAGCTCGTCGAGCAGCACTTGGACACCTTCCGAGCCTTGGGCTTCGATATGATGGCCAGCGGTGCGCAGGAGTTTCGTCTTCGCGAGGTGCCCGCAGATATTCAGGGAAATGAGGCGGCGGATGCCGTTCGAGAGATTTTGACACTTGTACATGCGAACCATCGGGTGAGCGCGGAGGAAATTCGGCATGCGTGCCTCGCGACGACGGCATGCAGGGCGGCTATTAAATCCGGTGAGGTGCTGAACCTAAAGCAGATGAAACTCCTCTTGGAAGAGCTTGCACACACGGATCGGCCGTACACTTGTCCCCATGGACGACCGACGATTTTAAAATTCTCCAGTGATGAATTGGCGAAGATGTTTAAGCGAACATGA
- the mutS gene encoding DNA mismatch repair protein MutS, translating to MTNDTKKNIELTPMMQQYFDIKAQYPDAILFFRLGDFYEMFFEDAVLVAKELNLTLTSRSGDKDKLPMCGVPYHAAEGYIQKLIDRGYKVAIGEQIGDPKAKGLTKREVIQVITPGTILTEAALSDVSNHYIVLVREEGDLLALAAADVSTGECLAAVYTGKDRAENLFDELYRLSMRELLLVGELSFRAELDEFLALRMSNCTLTNRAASADVESRLIEHFSKDVRPTDPQIQVAVATLLDYLHDTLKADLSHVNRIAYLDAGNQLVLDTYTLRNLEITRNLRDGGKKDTLYAVLDFTKTAMGSRLLKQWLEHPLLSILEIEARLASVAECKEQFSLRMEIREALSSVYDFERILTRIEVATANARDLVALRQSMEVLPALERALRQAKSALLQNLAHIDTYDDLVDVLGRAIVDTPGLSVREGGIIREGYHEELDMYRALARDSKALLQDMEERERASTGIKTLKIGYNKVFGYYIEVRHSGTDLVPDRYIRKQTLANAERYITEELKEFETKILGAEEKSVQLEYAIFTELREKIKGELMRLQDTAQKIAKIDVLQALAEAAANYGYERPMLKQNGEIRIRDGRHPLVERILSGDLFVPNDTEINHRDSEIMLITGPNMAGKSTYMRQVALLTLMAQVGCFVPAREAVISPVDRIFTRIGASDDLVSGQSTFMVEMNEVAQILKHATENSLVILDEIGRGTSTFDGMSIARAVIEHIHDRIHAKTLFATHYHELTDMENDKIKNYSVAVKERGKKVDFLRRIVPGGADKSYGIHVARLAGLPASVTTRAESILAKLEVEPASRTSISGTETAAAPEKDGREQVQPAQELYMNSLFADGLKERLLSLDVMTLTPIEAMNELYKLQQEARKEEGK from the coding sequence ATGACGAACGACACGAAAAAAAATATAGAGCTGACGCCGATGATGCAGCAGTATTTCGATATAAAAGCGCAGTATCCGGATGCAATCTTGTTCTTTCGTCTGGGTGATTTCTATGAGATGTTTTTCGAGGATGCGGTCCTCGTGGCAAAGGAACTGAATTTGACGCTGACGAGCCGCTCCGGTGATAAGGATAAACTCCCCATGTGCGGTGTGCCGTACCACGCCGCAGAGGGATATATTCAAAAGCTCATTGATCGCGGCTATAAGGTCGCCATCGGAGAGCAGATAGGAGATCCGAAGGCAAAGGGGCTGACAAAGCGAGAGGTTATCCAGGTTATCACGCCGGGGACGATCTTGACGGAGGCGGCTCTTTCGGATGTGAGCAATCACTATATTGTACTCGTCCGTGAGGAGGGGGATCTGCTTGCGCTCGCGGCGGCGGATGTCTCGACGGGAGAGTGCCTGGCTGCCGTGTATACGGGAAAGGACCGAGCAGAGAACCTGTTCGATGAGCTCTATCGACTTTCGATGCGAGAGCTGCTCCTTGTGGGGGAGCTTTCTTTCCGTGCGGAACTCGATGAGTTTCTCGCGCTGCGCATGTCGAACTGTACACTGACGAACCGTGCTGCATCGGCGGATGTGGAGAGTCGTCTTATTGAGCACTTTTCCAAGGACGTGCGTCCGACGGATCCGCAGATACAGGTCGCGGTAGCGACACTATTGGACTATCTGCACGACACGCTGAAGGCAGATTTGTCTCATGTGAACCGCATCGCCTATCTGGATGCCGGAAACCAGCTGGTACTGGATACGTATACGCTTCGGAACCTGGAGATCACCAGAAATTTGCGCGACGGCGGCAAAAAGGATACGCTGTATGCCGTGCTGGACTTTACAAAGACGGCAATGGGCAGCCGACTATTGAAGCAATGGCTGGAGCATCCGCTGCTTTCCATTTTGGAAATCGAGGCGAGACTTGCGTCGGTGGCGGAGTGCAAGGAACAGTTTTCTCTGCGCATGGAGATTCGAGAAGCGCTGTCTTCGGTATATGACTTTGAGCGTATCTTGACTCGTATTGAAGTGGCAACGGCAAATGCCAGGGACTTGGTGGCGCTTCGTCAGTCGATGGAGGTGCTGCCTGCCCTGGAACGGGCACTGCGGCAGGCAAAATCCGCTTTGCTGCAAAATCTTGCGCATATTGATACCTATGATGACTTGGTGGATGTCCTGGGAAGAGCGATCGTGGATACGCCGGGTTTATCGGTGCGAGAGGGCGGTATCATTCGGGAAGGCTATCACGAAGAGCTCGATATGTACCGCGCGCTGGCGAGGGACAGCAAGGCGCTCTTGCAGGATATGGAGGAGCGCGAGCGCGCTTCGACGGGCATCAAAACGCTGAAAATCGGCTACAATAAGGTCTTCGGCTATTATATTGAGGTGCGTCACAGCGGGACGGATCTCGTCCCGGATCGCTATATTCGCAAGCAGACGTTAGCGAATGCGGAAAGATATATCACGGAGGAGCTCAAGGAATTCGAGACGAAAATCTTGGGCGCCGAGGAGAAGAGTGTTCAGCTCGAATACGCAATTTTCACGGAGCTTCGAGAGAAGATCAAAGGCGAGTTGATGCGTCTGCAGGATACGGCGCAGAAAATTGCCAAGATTGATGTTCTGCAGGCATTAGCGGAGGCGGCGGCCAATTACGGCTATGAGCGGCCGATGCTGAAGCAGAACGGTGAGATTCGTATTCGCGATGGGCGCCATCCGCTTGTTGAGCGCATCCTGTCCGGTGATCTGTTTGTGCCGAACGATACGGAGATCAATCACAGAGACAGTGAAATCATGTTGATTACGGGACCGAATATGGCGGGTAAGTCGACGTATATGCGCCAAGTGGCGCTCCTGACTCTGATGGCGCAGGTCGGATGCTTCGTGCCCGCGCGAGAGGCCGTGATTTCGCCCGTGGATCGCATATTTACACGTATCGGCGCCAGCGATGATCTTGTCAGCGGTCAGAGTACATTTATGGTCGAGATGAATGAAGTCGCGCAGATATTGAAGCATGCCACCGAAAACAGTCTCGTCATACTGGATGAGATCGGGCGCGGAACGAGCACGTTTGACGGAATGAGCATCGCTCGTGCCGTTATCGAGCATATACATGACCGCATCCATGCAAAGACGCTGTTTGCAACGCATTATCATGAACTCACGGATATGGAGAATGATAAGATAAAGAATTACAGCGTAGCGGTCAAGGAGCGCGGGAAAAAGGTTGACTTCCTGCGCCGCATTGTCCCGGGCGGCGCGGATAAATCCTATGGCATCCACGTTGCTCGATTGGCTGGCTTGCCGGCATCCGTGACAACTCGAGCCGAGTCGATTTTGGCGAAGCTGGAGGTGGAGCCGGCTTCGCGTACATCGATCTCCGGTACAGAGACTGCCGCCGCGCCGGAGAAGGACGGCAGAGAGCAGGTGCAGCCTGCGCAGGAGCTATATATGAATTCGCTCTTTGCGGACGGGCTGAAGGAACGGCTGCTTTCGCTCGATGTCATGACGCTGACGCCCATAGAGGCGATGAACGAGCTATATAAACTGCAGCAGGAAGCGCGAAAGGAGGAGGGAAAATAA
- the miaB gene encoding tRNA (N6-isopentenyl adenosine(37)-C2)-methylthiotransferase MiaB: MEYKSEREDKKAYIGIYGCQMNIADAERMEGQLGTLGYTRTEDMTSADLILLNTCCIRETAEDKVYGKIGEIKHLKKNNPELIFGIAGCMAQKEGNHLIARAPHIDFVLGTNKINELPQIVREIEAEHGASIVDVAEMMGIHENIPIKRTGSLSAWVPIMYGCNNFCTYCIVPYVRGREQSRAPKDIVEEVQDAAAKGFKEVTLLGQNVNSYGKDHKEADFAELLRMVDAVPGIERVRYMTSHPKDLSDRVIESVRDGKHIAEHFHIPVQHGSARILKAMNRVYTKEAYRSLVKRIRAAVPHASITTDLIVGFPGESEEDFLELLEFLREIRYDAAYTFLYSKRSGTPAATMEGQVSDEEKHRRLTALMEVQNEISLEKNQALLGKDLEVLVEGASKTDENVWTGRTRTNKIVLWTHGAEAVGDLVQVRITNPQTWVLKGELL, translated from the coding sequence ATGGAATATAAGTCGGAGCGAGAGGATAAGAAAGCATACATCGGCATTTACGGCTGTCAGATGAATATTGCAGATGCCGAGCGTATGGAGGGGCAGCTTGGAACTCTTGGCTATACGCGCACGGAGGATATGACGAGTGCAGATCTCATCCTTTTGAATACGTGCTGTATACGTGAGACGGCGGAAGATAAGGTCTACGGAAAAATCGGTGAAATCAAGCACCTGAAGAAGAACAATCCGGAGCTGATCTTCGGTATTGCCGGCTGCATGGCACAGAAGGAGGGAAATCATCTCATCGCTCGTGCGCCGCATATTGACTTTGTGCTGGGAACAAATAAAATCAATGAGCTTCCGCAGATTGTTCGGGAGATTGAGGCGGAGCACGGCGCGTCGATTGTTGACGTCGCAGAGATGATGGGCATCCACGAAAACATTCCTATTAAGCGCACGGGGTCGCTGTCCGCATGGGTGCCGATCATGTACGGCTGTAATAACTTCTGCACGTACTGCATTGTTCCTTATGTGCGCGGCCGAGAGCAAAGCCGTGCGCCGAAGGATATTGTCGAAGAGGTGCAGGACGCGGCAGCGAAGGGCTTTAAAGAGGTCACGCTGTTGGGGCAGAATGTAAACTCCTATGGAAAAGACCACAAGGAGGCGGATTTCGCGGAGCTTCTCCGCATGGTGGATGCAGTTCCGGGCATTGAGCGAGTGCGCTATATGACGTCGCATCCGAAGGATCTGTCCGATCGTGTGATTGAAAGCGTACGGGACGGAAAACACATAGCGGAGCATTTTCACATCCCGGTGCAGCACGGCAGCGCGCGCATCTTAAAGGCGATGAACCGGGTTTATACGAAGGAGGCATATCGTTCGCTTGTAAAACGCATTCGCGCGGCTGTGCCTCATGCGAGTATCACGACGGATCTGATTGTCGGCTTTCCGGGAGAGTCGGAAGAGGATTTCCTGGAGCTGCTGGAATTCCTTCGTGAGATTCGTTACGATGCAGCGTATACGTTCCTGTACTCGAAGCGTTCGGGGACTCCGGCGGCAACGATGGAGGGGCAGGTAAGCGATGAGGAAAAGCATCGGCGCCTCACTGCCTTGATGGAGGTCCAGAATGAGATCAGCTTAGAGAAAAACCAAGCGCTGCTCGGAAAAGACCTTGAAGTTCTTGTCGAAGGGGCAAGCAAGACGGATGAAAATGTGTGGACGGGACGCACGCGCACGAATAAAATTGTGCTGTGGACGCACGGGGCGGAAGCCGTCGGCGATTTGGTGCAGGTGCGCATCACGAACCCGCAGACATGGGTGCTGAAGGGCGAACTGCTGTAG
- a CDS encoding DUF1858 domain-containing protein, which yields MAITKDMSIMEVVQKYPDTAEVFMNAGMGCLGCAAAHFENIEQGAAVHDIDIDALIDDLNKVASAS from the coding sequence ATGGCTATTACAAAAGATATGAGCATCATGGAAGTCGTCCAGAAATATCCCGATACTGCGGAGGTCTTCATGAACGCAGGCATGGGCTGCCTCGGCTGCGCGGCTGCACACTTTGAGAACATCGAGCAGGGTGCTGCCGTTCACGACATCGACATTGACGCTCTCATAGACGACCTCAACAAGGTCGCTTCCGCCTCTTAA